A DNA window from Brassica napus cultivar Da-Ae chromosome C1, Da-Ae, whole genome shotgun sequence contains the following coding sequences:
- the LOC125580490 gene encoding OVARIAN TUMOR DOMAIN-containing deubiquitinating enzyme 1-like, giving the protein MTPGETISVSSASIKGAMAFEVSELEAMEIASSEASCSLTFYEELVNRNRDQSISDYIVMFFWFVTAGEVRTRAEFFKPFITGLSNSTVDQVCAHFIKYSIESFESPMIVFLS; this is encoded by the exons ATGACTCCTGGAGAAACCATTTCTGTGAGTTCCGCCAGTATCAAAGGTGCCATGGCCTTTGAAGTTTCAG aaCTAGAGGCGATGGAAATTGCTTCTTCCGAAGCCTCATGTTCTCTTACCTT CTACGAAGAGCTGGTTAACAGAAATAGAGATCAGTCTATCTCTGACTACA TTGTAATGTTCTTCTGGTTTGTTACTGCTGGTGAAGTACGAACTCGTGCAGAGTTCTTCAAACCTTTTATAACAGGATTATCAAACTCAACGGTTGATCAGGTTTGTGCACactttataaaatattctataGAAAGCTTTGAATCCCCCATGATAGTTTTTTTATCGTAG